The Bos indicus x Bos taurus breed Angus x Brahman F1 hybrid chromosome 25, Bos_hybrid_MaternalHap_v2.0, whole genome shotgun sequence genome has a window encoding:
- the PRKRIP1 gene encoding PRKR-interacting protein 1 isoform X2 produces MASSAASSVRPPRPKKEPQALIIPKNAAEEQKLKLERLMKNPDKAVPIPEKMSEWAPRPPPEFVRDVMGSSAGAGSGEFHVYRHLRRREYQRQDYMDAMAEKQKLDAEFQKRLERNKIAAEEQTAKRRKKRQKLKEKKLLAKKMKLEQKKQSEDAETSSRGRS; encoded by the exons ATGGCGAGCTCGGCGGCCTCTTCTGTGAGGCCGCCGAGGCCCAAGAAGGAGCCGCAGGCGCTCATCATCCCCAAGAATGCCGCGGAGGAGCAGAAGCTCAAGTTGGAACGGCTCATGAAGAACCCG GATAAAGCAGttccaattccagaaaaaatgagTGAATGGGCACCTCGACCTCCCCCAGAATTTGTCCGAGATGTAATGG GTTCAAGCGCTGGGGCTGGCAGCGGAGAATTCCACGTGTACAGGCATCTGCGCCGGAGAGAGTACCAGCGCCAGGACTACATGGATGCCATGGCTGAGAAG CAAAAATTGGATGCAGAGTTTCAGAAGAGGCTGGAAAGGAATAAAATTGCTGCAGAGGAGCAGACTGCAAAGCGTCGGAAAAAGCG CCAGaagttgaaagagaagaaattactGGCAAAGAAGATGAAACTTGAACAGAAGAAGCAAAGTGAAG